A genomic window from Streptococcus sanguinis includes:
- a CDS encoding GNAT family N-acetyltransferase gives MNLRPMEVRDNPAVAQLIRASLEEFGLDKPGTVYFDSHLDHLADYYQHQERAAYFVLEDEGHLVGCGGFAPVSDKIAELQKLYVTKNSRGKGYSSRLIKQIFQEARLADYEQLYLETTTELATAVAVYQHYGFTSLQQPISNAAGHPAMNIWMIKSLLSDE, from the coding sequence ATGAACTTACGGCCAATGGAAGTGAGAGACAATCCAGCTGTAGCGCAGCTCATTCGAGCCAGTCTAGAAGAATTCGGGCTTGACAAACCAGGAACTGTCTACTTTGATTCTCATCTAGATCATTTGGCCGACTATTATCAACATCAAGAGAGGGCAGCTTACTTTGTTCTGGAAGATGAAGGTCATCTCGTTGGCTGCGGTGGCTTTGCACCTGTGTCTGATAAAATTGCTGAATTACAAAAACTGTATGTCACTAAAAACAGTCGTGGCAAAGGTTATTCCAGTCGGCTGATAAAGCAGATATTCCAAGAAGCCCGCCTAGCAGATTATGAACAGCTTTATCTAGAAACCACTACTGAACTAGCTACGGCCGTGGCCGTCTATCAACACTATGGTTTTACATCACTGCAACAACCAATTTCTAACGCTGCCGGCCACCCAGCTATGAATATCTGGATGATAAAATCTCTCTTATCAGATGAATAG
- a CDS encoding NADP-dependent oxidoreductase, whose translation MVVQAIQYSRFGNEEVLNLVNIKSDSLEANQVRVEVHAVGLNPIDYKTFEGAKPLRFLSFMAKLRNPSRWFESKSSLFPRGVGRDFAGVITEIGEGVNTFSVGDKVFGSMISDPGLGTKRGTLATEICVNVSEIVLKPKLIDMNHAATMGVASLTVGGAFRKIELNSKDVVVISAATGGIGSIAVQYAVAKGATVIGIASKKNSEYLKSLGAIPVAYEENIQNALLSATPKPITKFLDCYGSDYVKLAFSLGLKGSEIGTLVPSPYVIIRGAQFTGPRHSTYDDFKALAEMVSDGKVQLNIDQVYDFSLKSVREAYRSLKLGHTRGKKVVKVREEQGGASGGKFRTKVCPDIRK comes from the coding sequence ATGGTTGTTCAAGCAATACAATATAGTCGTTTCGGTAATGAAGAAGTGTTAAATTTGGTGAATATTAAATCTGATTCTTTAGAAGCGAATCAAGTTAGGGTAGAAGTTCATGCTGTTGGTTTAAATCCTATTGATTATAAGACTTTTGAGGGTGCAAAGCCACTTAGATTTTTATCTTTTATGGCGAAACTAAGGAATCCCAGTCGTTGGTTTGAGTCGAAATCATCTCTTTTTCCAAGAGGTGTTGGTAGGGATTTTGCTGGAGTTATCACAGAAATTGGTGAAGGAGTGAATACGTTTTCAGTAGGGGATAAGGTTTTTGGATCAATGATCAGTGACCCTGGATTGGGGACCAAGAGGGGAACTTTGGCAACAGAAATTTGTGTCAATGTATCGGAAATTGTATTAAAACCAAAGCTGATTGATATGAACCACGCAGCTACTATGGGTGTAGCCTCTCTAACTGTGGGTGGTGCATTTAGAAAGATTGAGTTAAATTCTAAAGATGTTGTAGTTATTTCAGCAGCGACTGGTGGTATTGGAAGTATTGCAGTACAGTATGCAGTTGCTAAGGGTGCAACGGTTATCGGAATTGCAAGTAAGAAGAATTCAGAATATCTGAAGTCCTTAGGTGCCATACCAGTAGCTTACGAAGAGAATATCCAAAATGCTCTTCTATCAGCAACCCCAAAGCCGATTACAAAGTTCTTGGATTGCTATGGAAGTGATTACGTTAAGTTAGCTTTTAGTCTAGGTTTGAAGGGGAGTGAGATCGGAACTCTAGTACCTTCTCCATATGTTATAATAAGAGGAGCTCAGTTCACGGGTCCGAGACACTCTACATATGATGATTTTAAGGCTCTAGCGGAGATGGTCTCAGATGGGAAGGTTCAGCTAAATATTGATCAAGTATATGACTTTTCTCTAAAGTCAGTTAGAGAAGCATATCGTAGTCTGAAATTGGGACACACTCGAGGTAAGAAAGTCGTAAAAGTAAGAGAGGAGCAGGGAGGTGCTAGTGGTGGAAAGTTTAGAACAAAAGTATGCCCAGACATTAGAAAATAG
- a CDS encoding NADP oxidoreductase, producing MSVYPGCLKNIMTNILNTAKTTAETYRLGKNYLAGANIAAFENVANAMIAQGIV from the coding sequence ATGTCGGTATACCCTGGCTGTCTCAAGAACATCATGACCAACATCCTCAACACAGCTAAAACTACCGCTGAAACTTACAGACTTGGCAAAAACTACCTGGCTGGTGCTAACATTGCTGCTTTCGAAAACGTAGCAAACGCTATGATTGCCCAAGGTATTGTCTAA
- a CDS encoding TetR/AcrR family transcriptional regulator — protein sequence MESLEQKYAQTLENSNLSLKQRQVLLSSLKLFSEIGFENTTASLIAKEAGVSEGTVFSYFKTKEGILEAILSTFLDQVIPDVIADFSKKKFTANQETFSVFLRSIVRDRLVFIQENQMQVKILLSRSFIDNTISNQLGNVIVHSIIRPISPVLNQFKEKGLIRNWSNERIVRYILALSLSYVLPMMLNDNEDLDIDEIVNEIVECLSFALVEVK from the coding sequence GTGGAAAGTTTAGAACAAAAGTATGCCCAGACATTAGAAAATAGCAATTTGAGTTTAAAACAACGTCAAGTGCTGTTATCAAGTCTAAAGTTATTTTCAGAAATTGGTTTTGAAAACACAACAGCAAGTCTTATCGCCAAGGAAGCTGGAGTTTCAGAAGGGACGGTTTTTAGTTACTTTAAGACCAAGGAAGGCATCTTAGAAGCAATTTTATCGACTTTTCTTGATCAAGTTATTCCAGATGTGATTGCTGATTTTTCTAAGAAGAAATTTACAGCAAACCAAGAGACTTTTTCAGTGTTTTTGAGAAGTATTGTTCGTGATAGACTAGTTTTTATTCAGGAGAATCAAATGCAAGTTAAAATTCTCTTGAGTCGTTCTTTTATTGATAATACTATTTCTAACCAGTTAGGGAATGTTATTGTTCACTCTATCATTAGGCCAATTAGTCCAGTTCTGAATCAGTTTAAAGAAAAGGGCCTCATCAGAAATTGGTCAAACGAAAGAATCGTTCGCTATATTTTAGCTTTGAGTCTTTCTTATGTTCTTCCAATGATGTTGAATGATAATGAGGACCTAGATATAGATGAGATAGTAAATGAAATAGTTGAATGCCTGTCTTTTGCATTAGTAGAAGTAAAATAA
- a CDS encoding EXLDI protein, protein MHYKRVELKVTNQGIHERKIFQGVKIFNRSKLSKDQKSILTQKLYLTPKQNIVYYQRTDVNYDQNWHHNKDYYELAYDQLDRETVFKVCQDFDELSPFLENELLEKLKEKQSAGKFFEKLDI, encoded by the coding sequence ATGCACTATAAAAGAGTTGAATTGAAAGTTACAAATCAAGGTATCCATGAGCGCAAGATTTTTCAAGGTGTCAAGATTTTCAATCGTAGCAAGCTGTCCAAAGATCAGAAAAGCATTCTAACACAGAAGCTTTACCTGACACCGAAGCAAAACATCGTTTACTATCAGCGAACAGATGTCAATTATGACCAGAACTGGCATCATAATAAGGACTATTACGAACTAGCTTATGACCAGTTGGACAGAGAAACTGTCTTTAAGGTTTGTCAAGATTTTGACGAACTAAGTCCTTTTCTGGAGAATGAGCTGCTGGAGAAGCTAAAAGAAAAGCAGTCAGCAGGCAAGTTTTTTGAAAAATTAGATATATAA
- a CDS encoding DUF1310 family protein yields the protein MNKKFLWSVLSILVLMGLVIIGFSMHQHQKKQEMIRIATSKEARKIYEEHMRANDPNALTREGVIQSYEIDTETLEYNPMGGLMVRLYFNNNKELDFHFGLIKNDNGEYETYGYTVSPKLSALLKENVKRAKNM from the coding sequence ATGAATAAAAAATTCTTATGGAGTGTACTCAGTATTCTAGTGCTTATGGGACTGGTTATCATAGGATTTAGTATGCACCAACACCAGAAGAAACAGGAAATGATACGCATTGCGACTAGTAAAGAAGCAAGAAAGATTTATGAAGAACATATGAGAGCGAATGATCCTAATGCTCTAACAAGAGAAGGAGTTATTCAATCTTATGAAATTGATACTGAGACATTAGAATATAATCCGATGGGGGGGCTGATGGTTCGATTGTATTTTAATAACAATAAAGAGTTGGACTTTCATTTTGGATTGATAAAAAATGACAATGGAGAGTATGAAACATATGGCTATACCGTATCACCTAAATTATCAGCTTTGTTAAAGGAAAACGTTAAAAGAGCAAAAAATATGTGA
- a CDS encoding dihydroorotate oxidase, with the protein MVSTSTQIAGFNFDNCLMNAAGVACMTKEELAEVKDSAAGTFVTKTATLEFRPGNPEPRYQDVPLGSINSMGLPNNGLDYYLDYLLELQESEPNRTFFLSLVGMSPEETHTILQKVQASDFKGITELNLSCPNVPGKPQIAYDFEATETILSEVFAYFTKPLGIKLPPYFDIVHFDQAAAIFNNYPLKFVNCINSIGNGLYIEDESVVIRPKNGFGGIGGQYIKPIALANVHAFYQRLKPEIQIIGTGGVLTGRDAFEHILCGASMVQVGTTLHKEGVAAFERITAELKAIMEEKGYESLEDFRGKLKYIEG; encoded by the coding sequence ATGGTTTCGACATCGACACAGATTGCTGGTTTTAATTTTGATAACTGCCTGATGAATGCAGCTGGGGTTGCCTGCATGACAAAAGAGGAACTGGCAGAAGTCAAAGATTCTGCTGCGGGAACCTTTGTGACCAAGACGGCGACGCTGGAATTTCGCCCGGGAAACCCAGAACCGCGCTATCAGGATGTTCCGCTGGGGTCTATCAACTCCATGGGACTGCCCAACAATGGTTTAGACTACTATCTTGACTACCTGCTGGAACTCCAGGAAAGCGAACCAAATCGTACTTTCTTCCTCTCTTTGGTCGGTATGTCGCCAGAAGAAACCCACACCATTCTTCAGAAAGTGCAGGCAAGTGACTTTAAAGGCATTACTGAGCTCAATCTCTCTTGCCCCAATGTCCCTGGCAAGCCACAGATTGCCTATGATTTTGAAGCGACTGAAACGATTTTGTCAGAAGTTTTTGCTTATTTCACCAAGCCGTTGGGCATCAAGCTGCCTCCTTATTTTGACATCGTGCATTTTGACCAGGCTGCGGCGATTTTTAACAACTATCCGCTCAAGTTTGTCAATTGTATAAACTCTATCGGAAACGGTCTTTATATAGAAGATGAGTCAGTGGTCATTCGTCCGAAAAATGGTTTTGGCGGTATCGGAGGACAGTACATCAAACCGATCGCTTTAGCCAATGTCCATGCATTTTACCAACGCCTTAAACCAGAAATCCAAATCATCGGAACAGGAGGTGTCCTGACTGGCCGCGATGCTTTTGAGCATATCCTCTGTGGAGCCAGTATGGTGCAGGTAGGAACAACCCTTCATAAAGAAGGAGTGGCAGCCTTCGAGCGAATCACTGCAGAACTCAAGGCTATTATGGAAGAAAAAGGCTATGAAAGTCTGGAAGATTTCCGAGGAAAATTGAAGTATATTGAGGGGTAA
- a CDS encoding NADP-specific glutamate dehydrogenase: MTTAKEYIQSTFETVKARNGHEAEFLQAVEEFLNTLEPVFEKHPEYIEENILARITEPERVISFRVPWVDREGKVQVNRGYRVQFNSAVGPYKGGLRFHPTVNQGILKFLGFEQIFKNVLTGLPIGGGKGGSDFNPKGKTDAEVMRFCQSFMTELQKHIGPSLDVPAGDIGVGGREIGYLYGQYKRLNQFDAGVLTGKPLGFGGSLIRPEATGYGLVYYTEEMLKANGQSFAGKKVVISGSGNVAQYALQKATELGATVISVSDSNGYVIDENGIDFDLLVDVKEKRRARLTEYAAEKPTATYHEGSVWTYAGNYDIALPCATQNEINGDAAKRLVSQGVICVSEGANMPSDLDAIAVYKENGIFYGPAKAANAGGVAVSALEMSQNSLRLSWTREEVDGRLKDIMTNIFNTAKTTAETYGLGKDYLAGANIAAFENVANAMIAQGIV; the protein is encoded by the coding sequence ATGACAACTGCTAAAGAATATATCCAAAGCACTTTCGAGACCGTAAAAGCACGCAACGGACACGAGGCAGAATTCCTCCAAGCTGTTGAAGAGTTTCTCAATACCCTGGAGCCCGTTTTTGAAAAACACCCAGAATACATTGAAGAAAACATCCTAGCGCGTATTACTGAGCCTGAGCGCGTTATCAGCTTCCGTGTTCCTTGGGTTGACCGCGAAGGTAAAGTACAAGTTAACCGTGGTTACCGCGTACAATTTAACTCAGCAGTTGGCCCTTATAAAGGCGGTCTTCGTTTCCACCCGACTGTAAATCAAGGGATCTTGAAATTCCTCGGATTCGAACAAATCTTTAAAAACGTCTTGACTGGCCTGCCAATCGGTGGTGGTAAAGGTGGATCTGACTTTAATCCAAAAGGCAAGACAGATGCTGAAGTGATGCGCTTCTGCCAAAGCTTCATGACTGAATTGCAAAAACACATCGGCCCATCTCTTGACGTTCCAGCTGGTGATATCGGTGTCGGCGGACGTGAAATCGGCTACCTCTACGGCCAATACAAACGCCTCAATCAATTCGACGCTGGTGTCTTGACTGGTAAACCCCTTGGATTTGGCGGCAGCTTGATCCGTCCAGAAGCAACTGGTTACGGCTTGGTTTACTACACCGAAGAAATGCTCAAGGCTAACGGCCAAAGCTTTGCTGGCAAGAAGGTGGTTATTTCCGGTTCTGGTAACGTAGCCCAATATGCTCTCCAAAAAGCTACTGAACTCGGTGCAACTGTTATCTCTGTATCTGACTCAAACGGTTATGTCATCGATGAAAATGGTATTGACTTTGATCTTTTGGTTGATGTTAAAGAAAAACGCCGTGCTCGTTTGACTGAATATGCAGCTGAGAAACCAACTGCTACATACCATGAAGGTTCTGTATGGACTTACGCTGGTAACTATGATATTGCTCTGCCATGTGCGACTCAAAACGAAATCAACGGCGACGCAGCTAAACGCTTGGTTTCTCAAGGTGTTATCTGTGTATCTGAAGGTGCCAACATGCCTAGCGACCTGGATGCTATCGCTGTTTACAAAGAAAATGGTATCTTCTACGGACCTGCCAAAGCTGCCAATGCTGGTGGTGTAGCTGTATCCGCTCTGGAAATGAGCCAAAACAGTCTTCGTCTGTCATGGACTCGCGAAGAAGTTGACGGCCGCCTCAAGGACATCATGACAAACATCTTCAACACAGCTAAGACTACCGCTGAAACTTACGGACTTGGCAAAGATTACCTGGCTGGTGCTAACATTGCTGCTTTCGAAAACGTAGCCAACGCTATGATCGCCCAAGGTATTGTTTAA